From a region of the Gossypium raimondii isolate GPD5lz chromosome 10, ASM2569854v1, whole genome shotgun sequence genome:
- the LOC105776765 gene encoding ABC transporter B family member 6 isoform X1, whose protein sequence is MMISRGLFGWSPPHIQPLTPVSEVSEPPESPSPYLDTSAEAAAAAAAAQVEAEEEMEEAEELEPPPAAVPFSRLFACADRLDWVLMIVGSVAAAAHGTALVVYLHYFAKIVHVLGIGSSLPEPERLDEQIDRFRELALTIVYIAAGVFAAGWIEVSCWILTGERQTAVIRSKYVQVLLNQDMSFFDTYGNNGDIVSQVLSDVLLIQSALSEKVGNYIHNMATFFSGLIIGFINCWEIVLITLATGPFIVAAGGISNIFLHRLAENIQDAYAEAASVAEQAVSYIRTLYAFTNETLAKYSYATSLQATLRYGILISLVQGLGLGFTYGLAICSCALQLWVGRFLVTHHRAHGGEIITALFAIILSGLGLNQAATNFYSFDQGRIAAYRLFEMISRSSSGSNEEGNMSPSLQGNIEFRNVYFSYLSRPEIPILSGFYLTVPAKKAVALVGRNGSGKSSIIPLMERFYDPTLGEVLLDGENIKNLKLEWLRSQIGLVTQEPALLSLSIKDNIAYGRDATLDQIEEAAKIAHAHTFISSLERGYETQVGRAGLALTEEQKIKLSIARAVLLNPTILLLDEVTGGLDFEAERTVQEALDLLMLGRSTIIIARRLSLIRNADYIAVMEEGQLVEMGTHDELLALDGLYAELLKCEEAAKLPRRTPVRNYKETSTFQIEKESSSIYSFQESSSPKFIKSPSLQRVPGGFRAHDGAFNSQESPKAHSPPPEKMQENGLPVDGGDKEPSIRRQDSFEMRLPELPKLDVQATQRPKSSGSDPESPVSPLLTSDPKSERSHSQTFSRPLSHSGDIPMKDKEAHRREAPSFWRLAQLSFAEWLYAVLGSIGAAIFGSFNPLLAYVIALIVTAYYRRQEPHHLQDEVDRWCLIIACMGIVTVVANFLQHFYFGIMGEKMTERVRRMMFSAMLRNEVGWFDEEENNADTLSMRLANDATFVRAAFSNRLSIFVQDSTAVLVALLIGMLLHWRLALVAFATLPVLTVSAIAQKLWLAGFSKGIQEMHRKASLVLEDAVRNIYTVVAFCAGNKVMELYRLQLKRILKKSLFHGMAIGFAFGFSQFLLFACNALLLWYTALCVKRRYMDLPTAVKEYMVFSFATFALVEPFGLAPYILKRRKSLTSVFEIIERVPKIEPDDNTALKPPNVYGSIELKNVDFCYPTRPEMLVLSNFSLKVNGGQTLAVVGVSGSGKSTIISLIERFYDPVAGQVLLDGRDLKTYNLRWLRNHLGLVQQEPIIFSTTIRENIIYARHNASEAEMKEAARIANAHHFISSLPHGYDTHVGMRGVDLTPGQKQRIAIARVVLKNAPILLLDEASSSIESESSRVVQEALDTLIMGNKTTILIAHRAAMMRHVDNIVVLNGGRIVEEGTHDSLVAKNGLYVRLMQPHFGKGLRQHRLV, encoded by the exons ATGATGATATCAAGGGGTTTGTTTGGGTGGTCACCACCCCATATACAGCCCTTGACACCAGTATCAGAGGTTTCGGAGCCACCGGAATCGCCTTCTCCGTACTTAGATACATCTGCAGAAGCAGCAGCAGCTGCTGCTGCGGCGCAGGTGGAGGCGGAGGAGGAAATGGAGGAGGCTGAAGAGCTGGAGCCGCCACCTGCTGCTGTTCCTTTCTCGAGACTCTTTGCCTGTGCTGATAGGCTTGATTGGGTTCTCATGATCGTTGGATCGGTTGCTGCTGCTGCTCATGGGACGGCTCTTGTTGTTTACTTGCATTACTTTGCGAAGATTGTTCATGTTCTTGGAATTGGGTCGTCACTACCGGAGCCGGAGAGATTGGATGAGCAGATTGACAGGTTTAGAGAG CTTGCTTTAACCATTGTTTATATTGCTGCTGGTGTTTTCGCTGCTGGCTGGATTG AGGTTTCGTGCTGGATTTTGACGGGAGAGAGGCAGACTGCTGTCATCAGGTCAAAATATGTTCAAGTTTTATTGAACCAAGATATGAGCTTTTTTGATACTTATGGGAATAATGGAGACATAGTGAGTCAAGTATTGAGTGATGTACTGCTCATCCAGTCTGCTCTTAGTGAAAAA GTTGGGAATTACATTCATAACATGGCTACATTTTTCAGTGGTCTAATTATTGGTTTTATCAACTGTTGGGAGATTGTTCTCATAACACTAGCTACTGGTCCATTCATTGTTGCTGCTGGAGGCATATCCAATATATTTCTTCATAGGCTTGCTGAGAACATCCAAGATGCTTATGCTGAGGCAGCTAGCGTTGCTGAACAG GCAGTCTCTTACATTAGGACCTTGTATGCATTTACAAATGAAACTTTGGCCAAATATTCTTATGCAACCTCATTGCAAGCAACTTTGAGATATGGTATATTGATTAGTCTTGTACAAGGGCTTGGGCTTGGATTTACATATGGGCTTGCTATATGTTCTTGTGCCTTACAACTTTGGGTCGGAAGGTTCCTGGTCACACATCACAGAGCTCATGGTGGTGAAATAATAACAGCTCTTTTTGCTATAATTTTAAGTGGCCT TGGGTTGAACCAAGCAGCAACAAATTTCTACTCATTTGACCAAGGACGAATTGCTGCTTATAGACTTTTTGAGATGATTAGTCGGTCATCCTCTGGCTCTAATGAGGAAGGGAACATGTCACCCTCCCTTCAAGGAAATATTGAGTTTCGCAATGTATATTTTAGTTATCTCTCTCGACCTGAAATCCCTATATTGAGTGGATTTTACCTCACTGTACCTGCTAAAAAGGCTGTGGCCCTTGTTGGCAGAAATGGCTCTGGGAAAAGCAGTATTATTCCGCTCATGGAACGGTTTTATGATCCTACATTAG GGGAAGTTCTTCTAGATGGAgagaatattaaaaatcttAAGCTGGAGTGGCTGAGAAGCCAAATAGGACTTGTTACCCAGGAACCTGCATTACTTAGTTTGAGCATAAAAGATAATATTGCTTATGGACGAGATGCTACGCTTGATCAAATCGAAGAAGCTGCAAAAATAGCACATGCCCATACATTTATTAGTTCGCTTGAGAGAGGATATGAGACACAG GTGGGGAGGGCTGGCTTAGCATTGACAGAAGAACAGAAAATCAAACTTTCTATTGCTAGAGCTGTGCTTTTGAACCCAACCATCCTTCTGCTTGATGAGGTGACTGGTGGACTTGATTTTGAGGCTGAAAGAACTGTACAGGAAGCTCTAGATCTTCTCATGTTAGGGCGTTCAACCATAATAATTGCTCGACGTCTTAGTCTCATAAGAAATGCTGATTATATAGCTGTGATGGAAGAGGGTCAGCTGGTTGAAATGGGTACACACGACGAGTTACTAGCCCTTGATGGCTTGTATGCAgagctccttaaatgtgaagAGGCTGCAAAACTTCCAAGGAG GACACCAGTCAGGAACTACAAGGAGACGTCTACTTTCCAGATTGAAAAGGAGTCTTCATCAATTTACAGCTTCCAAGAATCATCATctccaaaattcatcaaatcacCATCTCTTCAAAGGGTTCCTGGTGGATTCCGGGCCCATGATGGTGCTTTTAACTCACAAGAATCACCTAAGGCTCATAGTCCACCACCAGAGAAAATGCAGGAAAACGGTTTGCCTGTGGATGGTGGTGATAAGGAACCATCAATCAGGAGGCAGGATAGTTTTGAAATGAGACTACCAGAGTTGCCAAAACTTGACGTTCAGGCTACCCAGAGGCCGAAATCAAGTGGTTCAGACCCAGAATCTCCCGTATCACCCCTTCTGACTTCTGACCCTAAAAGTGAACGTTCCCATTCTCAGACTTTTAGTCGTCCTCTCAGTCACTCTGGTGACATCCCAATGAAAGATAAGGAAGCACATCGTAGGGAAGCTCCATCGTTTTGGAGGTTGGCACAACTTAGTTTTGCAGAGTGGCTCTATGCTGTGTTGGGAAGCATTGGCGCAGCAATCTTTGGCTCTTTTAATCCACTTCTTGCTTATGTTATTGCTCTGATAGTAACTGCATATTATAGGCGTCAGGAACCTCATCACTTACAGGATGAAGTAGACAGGTGGTGTTTGATAATTGCCTGTATGGGTATAGTGACTGTTGTTGCTAACTTTTTGCAACATTTCTACTTTGGCATTATGGGGGAAAAGATGACTGAACGGGTTCGCAGGATGATGTTTTCAG CAATGCTGCGCAATGAAGTTGGATGGTTTGATGAAGAAGAGAATAACGCTGACACCTTGTCCATGCGCTTGGCAAACGATGCTACATTTGTACGGGCTGCTTTTAGCAACCGACTTTCAATATTTGTACAGGATAGTACTGCTGTTCTTGTTGCTTTGCTAATTGGGATGTTGCTACATTGGCGGTTGGCGCTTGTGGCATTTGCAACCCTGCCAGTTCTAACTGTCTCCGCTATTGCACAG AAATTATGGCTCGCTGGATTTTCTAAGGGAATCCAGGAGATGCATAGGAAGGCATCATTGGTCCTTGAGGATGCAGTGAGAAACATTTACACTGTTGTAGCATTTTGCGCCGGTAATAAGGTAATGGAGCTCTACAGATTGCAGCTGAAGAGAATATTGAAAAAGAGTTTATTTCATGGAATGGCGATAGGGTTTGCTTTTGGCTTTTCACAGTTTCTTCTTTTTGCCTGCAATGCTCTTCTCCTTTGGTACACTGCACTCTGTGTTAAAAGACGGTACATGGATCTGCCTACAGCTGTCAAGGAGTACATGGTTTTCTCTTTTGCTACTTTTGCACTCGTGGAGCCATTTGGATTGGCACCATACATTCTTAAGAGGCGGAAATCTCTCACTTCAGTGTTTGAAATTATTGAGCGAGTCCCTAAAATCGAGCCAGATGATAACACGGCATTGAAGCCACCTAATGTCTACGGAAGCATTGAGTTGAAAAACGTTGATTTCTGCTATCCTACTCGTCCAGAAATGTTGGTCTTGAGCAATTTTAGTCTTAAAGTTAATGGGGGACAAACTTTAGCTGTTGTTGGAGTTTCAGGCTCTGGGAAGAGTACCATAATATCTTTGATCGAAAGATTCTATGATCCAGTAGCAGGTCAGGTTCTACTTGACGGGCGGGATTTAAAAACCTACAATTTGAGGTGGTTGAGGAATCACTTGGGTCTTGTTCAACAGGAACCCATAATCTTCTCAACTACTATCAGGGAAAACATCATATATGCAAGGCACAATGCTAGTGAAGCTGAGATGAAAGAGGCTGCAAGGATAGCTAATGCTCACCATTTTATCAGCAGCTTGCCTCATGGTTATGACACACATGTTGGTATGAGGGGTGTGGATTTGACCCCAGGACAGAAACAAAGAATTGCCATCGCTCGAGTTGTGCTGAAGAATGCTCCCATCTTATTATTGGATGAAGCTAGCTCTTCCATTGAATCTGAGTCTAGCCGAGTGGTCCAGGAGGCACTTGATACGCTGATAATGGGGAACAAAACTACCATTTTGATAGCCCATAGAGCTGCAATGATGAGGCATGTTGACAACATTGTAGTACTTAATGGTGGTCGAATTGTAGAGGAAGGAACACATGATTCTTTGGTAGCCAAAAATGGCTTGTATGTTCGTTTAATGCAACCTCATTTTGGGAAGGGCTTGCGTCAGCATCGGCTGGTTTAG
- the LOC105776765 gene encoding ABC transporter B family member 6 isoform X2 gives MYCSSSLLLVKKYVQSHVGNYIHNMATFFSGLIIGFINCWEIVLITLATGPFIVAAGGISNIFLHRLAENIQDAYAEAASVAEQAVSYIRTLYAFTNETLAKYSYATSLQATLRYGILISLVQGLGLGFTYGLAICSCALQLWVGRFLVTHHRAHGGEIITALFAIILSGLGLNQAATNFYSFDQGRIAAYRLFEMISRSSSGSNEEGNMSPSLQGNIEFRNVYFSYLSRPEIPILSGFYLTVPAKKAVALVGRNGSGKSSIIPLMERFYDPTLGEVLLDGENIKNLKLEWLRSQIGLVTQEPALLSLSIKDNIAYGRDATLDQIEEAAKIAHAHTFISSLERGYETQVGRAGLALTEEQKIKLSIARAVLLNPTILLLDEVTGGLDFEAERTVQEALDLLMLGRSTIIIARRLSLIRNADYIAVMEEGQLVEMGTHDELLALDGLYAELLKCEEAAKLPRRTPVRNYKETSTFQIEKESSSIYSFQESSSPKFIKSPSLQRVPGGFRAHDGAFNSQESPKAHSPPPEKMQENGLPVDGGDKEPSIRRQDSFEMRLPELPKLDVQATQRPKSSGSDPESPVSPLLTSDPKSERSHSQTFSRPLSHSGDIPMKDKEAHRREAPSFWRLAQLSFAEWLYAVLGSIGAAIFGSFNPLLAYVIALIVTAYYRRQEPHHLQDEVDRWCLIIACMGIVTVVANFLQHFYFGIMGEKMTERVRRMMFSAMLRNEVGWFDEEENNADTLSMRLANDATFVRAAFSNRLSIFVQDSTAVLVALLIGMLLHWRLALVAFATLPVLTVSAIAQKLWLAGFSKGIQEMHRKASLVLEDAVRNIYTVVAFCAGNKVMELYRLQLKRILKKSLFHGMAIGFAFGFSQFLLFACNALLLWYTALCVKRRYMDLPTAVKEYMVFSFATFALVEPFGLAPYILKRRKSLTSVFEIIERVPKIEPDDNTALKPPNVYGSIELKNVDFCYPTRPEMLVLSNFSLKVNGGQTLAVVGVSGSGKSTIISLIERFYDPVAGQVLLDGRDLKTYNLRWLRNHLGLVQQEPIIFSTTIRENIIYARHNASEAEMKEAARIANAHHFISSLPHGYDTHVGMRGVDLTPGQKQRIAIARVVLKNAPILLLDEASSSIESESSRVVQEALDTLIMGNKTTILIAHRAAMMRHVDNIVVLNGGRIVEEGTHDSLVAKNGLYVRLMQPHFGKGLRQHRLV, from the exons ATGTACTGCTCATCCAGTCTGCTCTTAGTGAAAAAGTATGTTCAGTCACAT GTTGGGAATTACATTCATAACATGGCTACATTTTTCAGTGGTCTAATTATTGGTTTTATCAACTGTTGGGAGATTGTTCTCATAACACTAGCTACTGGTCCATTCATTGTTGCTGCTGGAGGCATATCCAATATATTTCTTCATAGGCTTGCTGAGAACATCCAAGATGCTTATGCTGAGGCAGCTAGCGTTGCTGAACAG GCAGTCTCTTACATTAGGACCTTGTATGCATTTACAAATGAAACTTTGGCCAAATATTCTTATGCAACCTCATTGCAAGCAACTTTGAGATATGGTATATTGATTAGTCTTGTACAAGGGCTTGGGCTTGGATTTACATATGGGCTTGCTATATGTTCTTGTGCCTTACAACTTTGGGTCGGAAGGTTCCTGGTCACACATCACAGAGCTCATGGTGGTGAAATAATAACAGCTCTTTTTGCTATAATTTTAAGTGGCCT TGGGTTGAACCAAGCAGCAACAAATTTCTACTCATTTGACCAAGGACGAATTGCTGCTTATAGACTTTTTGAGATGATTAGTCGGTCATCCTCTGGCTCTAATGAGGAAGGGAACATGTCACCCTCCCTTCAAGGAAATATTGAGTTTCGCAATGTATATTTTAGTTATCTCTCTCGACCTGAAATCCCTATATTGAGTGGATTTTACCTCACTGTACCTGCTAAAAAGGCTGTGGCCCTTGTTGGCAGAAATGGCTCTGGGAAAAGCAGTATTATTCCGCTCATGGAACGGTTTTATGATCCTACATTAG GGGAAGTTCTTCTAGATGGAgagaatattaaaaatcttAAGCTGGAGTGGCTGAGAAGCCAAATAGGACTTGTTACCCAGGAACCTGCATTACTTAGTTTGAGCATAAAAGATAATATTGCTTATGGACGAGATGCTACGCTTGATCAAATCGAAGAAGCTGCAAAAATAGCACATGCCCATACATTTATTAGTTCGCTTGAGAGAGGATATGAGACACAG GTGGGGAGGGCTGGCTTAGCATTGACAGAAGAACAGAAAATCAAACTTTCTATTGCTAGAGCTGTGCTTTTGAACCCAACCATCCTTCTGCTTGATGAGGTGACTGGTGGACTTGATTTTGAGGCTGAAAGAACTGTACAGGAAGCTCTAGATCTTCTCATGTTAGGGCGTTCAACCATAATAATTGCTCGACGTCTTAGTCTCATAAGAAATGCTGATTATATAGCTGTGATGGAAGAGGGTCAGCTGGTTGAAATGGGTACACACGACGAGTTACTAGCCCTTGATGGCTTGTATGCAgagctccttaaatgtgaagAGGCTGCAAAACTTCCAAGGAG GACACCAGTCAGGAACTACAAGGAGACGTCTACTTTCCAGATTGAAAAGGAGTCTTCATCAATTTACAGCTTCCAAGAATCATCATctccaaaattcatcaaatcacCATCTCTTCAAAGGGTTCCTGGTGGATTCCGGGCCCATGATGGTGCTTTTAACTCACAAGAATCACCTAAGGCTCATAGTCCACCACCAGAGAAAATGCAGGAAAACGGTTTGCCTGTGGATGGTGGTGATAAGGAACCATCAATCAGGAGGCAGGATAGTTTTGAAATGAGACTACCAGAGTTGCCAAAACTTGACGTTCAGGCTACCCAGAGGCCGAAATCAAGTGGTTCAGACCCAGAATCTCCCGTATCACCCCTTCTGACTTCTGACCCTAAAAGTGAACGTTCCCATTCTCAGACTTTTAGTCGTCCTCTCAGTCACTCTGGTGACATCCCAATGAAAGATAAGGAAGCACATCGTAGGGAAGCTCCATCGTTTTGGAGGTTGGCACAACTTAGTTTTGCAGAGTGGCTCTATGCTGTGTTGGGAAGCATTGGCGCAGCAATCTTTGGCTCTTTTAATCCACTTCTTGCTTATGTTATTGCTCTGATAGTAACTGCATATTATAGGCGTCAGGAACCTCATCACTTACAGGATGAAGTAGACAGGTGGTGTTTGATAATTGCCTGTATGGGTATAGTGACTGTTGTTGCTAACTTTTTGCAACATTTCTACTTTGGCATTATGGGGGAAAAGATGACTGAACGGGTTCGCAGGATGATGTTTTCAG CAATGCTGCGCAATGAAGTTGGATGGTTTGATGAAGAAGAGAATAACGCTGACACCTTGTCCATGCGCTTGGCAAACGATGCTACATTTGTACGGGCTGCTTTTAGCAACCGACTTTCAATATTTGTACAGGATAGTACTGCTGTTCTTGTTGCTTTGCTAATTGGGATGTTGCTACATTGGCGGTTGGCGCTTGTGGCATTTGCAACCCTGCCAGTTCTAACTGTCTCCGCTATTGCACAG AAATTATGGCTCGCTGGATTTTCTAAGGGAATCCAGGAGATGCATAGGAAGGCATCATTGGTCCTTGAGGATGCAGTGAGAAACATTTACACTGTTGTAGCATTTTGCGCCGGTAATAAGGTAATGGAGCTCTACAGATTGCAGCTGAAGAGAATATTGAAAAAGAGTTTATTTCATGGAATGGCGATAGGGTTTGCTTTTGGCTTTTCACAGTTTCTTCTTTTTGCCTGCAATGCTCTTCTCCTTTGGTACACTGCACTCTGTGTTAAAAGACGGTACATGGATCTGCCTACAGCTGTCAAGGAGTACATGGTTTTCTCTTTTGCTACTTTTGCACTCGTGGAGCCATTTGGATTGGCACCATACATTCTTAAGAGGCGGAAATCTCTCACTTCAGTGTTTGAAATTATTGAGCGAGTCCCTAAAATCGAGCCAGATGATAACACGGCATTGAAGCCACCTAATGTCTACGGAAGCATTGAGTTGAAAAACGTTGATTTCTGCTATCCTACTCGTCCAGAAATGTTGGTCTTGAGCAATTTTAGTCTTAAAGTTAATGGGGGACAAACTTTAGCTGTTGTTGGAGTTTCAGGCTCTGGGAAGAGTACCATAATATCTTTGATCGAAAGATTCTATGATCCAGTAGCAGGTCAGGTTCTACTTGACGGGCGGGATTTAAAAACCTACAATTTGAGGTGGTTGAGGAATCACTTGGGTCTTGTTCAACAGGAACCCATAATCTTCTCAACTACTATCAGGGAAAACATCATATATGCAAGGCACAATGCTAGTGAAGCTGAGATGAAAGAGGCTGCAAGGATAGCTAATGCTCACCATTTTATCAGCAGCTTGCCTCATGGTTATGACACACATGTTGGTATGAGGGGTGTGGATTTGACCCCAGGACAGAAACAAAGAATTGCCATCGCTCGAGTTGTGCTGAAGAATGCTCCCATCTTATTATTGGATGAAGCTAGCTCTTCCATTGAATCTGAGTCTAGCCGAGTGGTCCAGGAGGCACTTGATACGCTGATAATGGGGAACAAAACTACCATTTTGATAGCCCATAGAGCTGCAATGATGAGGCATGTTGACAACATTGTAGTACTTAATGGTGGTCGAATTGTAGAGGAAGGAACACATGATTCTTTGGTAGCCAAAAATGGCTTGTATGTTCGTTTAATGCAACCTCATTTTGGGAAGGGCTTGCGTCAGCATCGGCTGGTTTAG